The genomic stretch TTATTTTACGAAAAAAAGAACCACCGGAAAATGGTGGTTATTCAGAATATCTATATCTTTTTTACAAACTCGGACTTTAATTTCATCGCGCCAAACCCGTCAATCTTACAATCAATATCATGATCCCCTTCGACGAGACGAATTCCTTTTACTTTTGTTCCGATCTTAATAACAGAAGATGTACCTTTGACTTTTAGATCTTTGATAACAGATACAGTGTCACCG from Bacillus sp. E(2018) encodes the following:
- a CDS encoding zinc ribbon domain-containing protein YjdM; the encoded protein is MSNLPNCPKCSSAYVYEDGAFLVCPECAHEWSHETESESDEKNVKDFNGNILQDGDTVSVIKDLKVKGTSSVIKIGTKVKGIRLVEGDHDIDCKIDGFGAMKLKSEFVKKI